Proteins found in one Plasmodium chabaudi chabaudi strain AS genome assembly, chromosome: 5 genomic segment:
- a CDS encoding partial CSTF domain-containing protein, putative, giving the protein MVDNQDINIFFASNLPYEATENSLKEYFSPHLDLAFTNLKRTKYGVKSSYGYLHFRNKKEDVISFIENNVYQNHKIWIEIFQGGVCEQEDVGKDEENSEDEKSQEIGKNEQGQVNDKNDIANSEILRNIQFDKKKMEIINKNGDITKYGQSIIENMNMHDIILIINRLQELIRASPQTAIQMLNENKKIYYSFVHALFLLGILNIDANKLNEEELILSNFHKIKSRLQYLFLNKKESDETDDTLDEDLISENKIDENSTTQNTLYNLANKKRNDNYKEQNEYGLYSSDKKKLKTKANELNNIEYENYYNEKTDSIPNSYGNVLYSFISSKGSKQNGNENKTQYNQSDINKSGLYGKGLYSLSNKNKKGKDIYNDVNNNLNPNAYVIEPDQEMNVKNTFENKKMKNNLNIDQTNYYNVEDNEKENGTSGYDEDEYNLNSNKNNPRIKGFDFGKNLIKKINTSNGQRRGIKLIDRTNNEDTAEENGIKIKNVYNIQDETNKKDKNKKNIFDNQTSLNLKKVLEKINLTISAIPEAEEKLVKEVINQKDILQNILASKYPDMLKWNNEQLLRVLSLRKSLKKKGYTIHGPI; this is encoded by the exons ATGGTAGACAATCAagatataaacattttttttg CATCCAATTTACCTTATGAAGCTACAGAAAATAGTTTAAAAGAATACTTTTCTCCACACCTTGATCTTGCATTCACTAA CTTGAAAAGGACAAAGTATGGAGTAAAAAGTAGCTATGGCTATTTACATTTCaggaataaaaaagaagacgtaatttcatttattgaaaataatgtatatcAAAACCACAAAATATGGATTGAGATATTTCAGGGAGGAGTGTGTGAACAGGAGGATGTTGGAAAGGATGAGGAAAATAGCGAAGACGAAAAAAGTCAAgaaattggaaaaaatgaacaagGTCAGGTAAATGACAAAAATGACATTGCTAATTCAGAAATTTTGagaaatatacaatttgataaaaaaaaaatggaaataataaacaaaaatggagatataacaaaatatggaCAATcaataattgaaaatatgaatatgcatgatattatattaataataaataggTTACAAGAATTAATTCGTGCCTCTCCACAAACAGCTATTCAAATgctaaatgaaaataaaaaaatatattattcatttgttCATgctctttttcttttgggtattttaaatattgatgcaaataaattaaacgAAGAAGAACTTATATTATCGAATTtccataaaattaaaagtaggttacaatatttatttttaaataaaaaagaaagtgATGAAACGGATGATACCCTGGATGAAGATCTAATatcagaaaataaaatagatgaAAATAGTACCACCCAAAATACGTTATATAATTTggctaataaaaaaagaaatgataattataaagaacaaaatgaatatggCTTATATTCaagtgataaaaaaaagttaaagaCAAAAGCAAacgaattaaataatatagaatatgaaaattattataatgaaaaaacagATTCAATTCCTAATAGTTATGgaaatgttttatattcatttattagtAGTAAGGGTAGCAAACAAAATGGAAacgaaaataaaacacaATATAATCAAagtgatataaataaatcgGGTTTATATGGAAAAGGGTTATATTCCttaagtaataaaaataaaaaagggaaagatatttataatgatgtaaataataatttgaatcCAAATGCATATGTTATAGAACCAGATCAAGAAatgaatgtaaaaaatacgtttgaaaataaaaaaatgaaaaataatttaaatattgatcaaacaaattattataatgtagaagataatgaaaaagaaaatggaaCTAGTGGATATGATGAAGATGAATATAATcttaattcaaataaaaataatccaCGAATTAAAGGATTTGattttggaaaaaatttaataaaaaaaattaatacatCAAATGGTCAACGAAGAGGAATCAAACTTATCGATAGaacaaataatgaagataCTGCTGAAGAAAAtggaattaaaataaaaaatgtatataatattcaagacgaaacaaataaaaaagataaaaataaaaaaaacattttcgACAATCAAACAAGTCTAAATcttaaaaaagtattagaaaaaataaatcttaCAATTAGTGCTATCCCAGAAGCAGAAGAAAAATTAGTAAAAGAAGTTATAAACCAAAAAGATATTCTTCAAAACATATTAGCTAGTAAATATCCAGACATGTTAAAATGGAATAATGAACAATTATTACGAGTTTTATCTTTAAGAAAAtctcttaaaaaaaaaggatacACAATTCATGGacctatataa
- a CDS encoding methyltransferase, putative: protein MNFIKTCLSSYPVKYYGKTYKVTNTLKLDGIGLKSANEEEIKNFLNKFDLNCMVYLIENEDIIYLEFHRKKECSYLFNFLNNNSRNCTTPLKFDIKAEYSNVKYDIKKDCSNIYSTTYEKLLQKSDGIFIYNDVLDPNMSNDIIQNYENEKWSKYTKNDEINISHYFYRGTPNKIYKTYCVQDASSFFPSAFLTQIKKLLGDKEPNQYTILKCHVKKSIEYIVESSYIFEDEIAFLVLENDLPMSFLDIKNESKTNLMIKKNTLIKIKGKLRYELIYGIPKKKSIQLDDQIVERETSYLIIFRFINKNNIEGMLAHKTRKEIIKDPKQESSCISINVNEYSPEHLEKEYVMDVYNQIAQHFCYTRYKPWNNVENIINQEKEGNIIMDVGCGNGKNLKASSKYCFIGFDFSLYLLKTAKKRPNTDIFLANCINIPIKSNIADLCISIAVIHHLGTHESRRKAVSEMVRCTKTGGKILIYVWAYEQKENVVGNRKFDSQDIFVPWYLQQQHLAETNPDDVLDDKIAYNPTKKNLLKFQRYYHVFRKEELYDLCTSIDGVQVDDFFFDNNNWAILLKKKY, encoded by the exons atgaattttataaagaCATGTTTGAGTTCATACCCTGTcaa ATATTATggaaaaacatataaagtTACGAATACTCTCAAATTGGATGGGATTGGATTAAAAAGTGCAAACGAagaggaaataaaaaattttttaaataagttTGATTTAAATTGTATGGTTTACCTAATTGAAAATGAAGACATAATTTATCTTGAATTCCATAGGAAAAAGGAATGTTCATATCTatttaactttttaaataat aACTCTCGAAATTGTACAACTCCATTGAAGTTTGATATAAAAGCAGAATATtcaaatgtaaaatatgacataaaaaaagattgctctaatatatattcaacaACATATGAAAagttattacaaaaaagtgatggcatatttatatataatgatgtTTTGGATCCAAATATGTCTAATGATATTATccaaaattatgaaaatgaaaaatggtCTAAATATACCAAAAATGATG aaataaatataagtcattatttttatagagGCACACCAAAtaagatatataaaacatacTGTGTTCAAGATGCCTCCTCTTTTTTTCCGTCCGCATTTTTaacacaaataaaaaaattattaggAGATAAAGAGCCAAATCAATACACCATTTTAAAATGCCACGTTAAAAAGTCGATTGAATATATTGTGGAATCAagctatatttttgaa gATGAAATTGCATTTTTGGTCCTCGAAAATGATCTCCCTATGTCCTTTctagatataaaaaatg AATCCAAAACAAActtgatgataaaaaaaaatactctCATCAAAATAAAGGGAAAATTAAGATACGAACTTATTTATGGTATCCCtaagaaaaaaagtatacaGCTTGATGATCAg attGTGGAAAGAGAAACTAgctatttaataattttccgatttataaataaaaataatatagaagGAATGCTAGCACATAAAACAAGAAAGGAAATTATTAAGGACCCAAAACAAGAAAGCAGTTGCATATCTATAAATGTTAATGAATACTCTCCAGAACATTTGGAAAAAGAATATGTCATGGATGTTTATAATCAAATAGCTCAGCATTTTTGCTACACCAG ATATAAACCATGGAATAAtgtagaaaatattattaatcaagaaaaagaaggaaatataattatggaCGTTGGATGTggaaatggaaaaaacCTTAAAGCATCttcaaaatattgttttattggATTTGATTTTagtttgtatttattaaaaacagCTAAAAAAAGACCAAACacagatatatttttagctAACTGTATTAATATACCAATAAAATCaa ACATAGCAGATTTATGCATTTCTATAGCCGTCATACATCACCTTGGGACACATGAAAGCAG GAGAAAAGCTGTTTCAGAGATGGTGCGATGTACGAAAACAGGAGGGAAAATCTTAATATATGTCTG GGCATATGagcaaaaagaaaatgttgTAGGAAACAGAAAATTCGATTCCCAAGata TATTTGTTCCCTGGTATTTACAACAACAACACTTAGCGGAAACAAATCCGGATGACGTTTTGGATGACAAAATTGCTTACAACCCAAccaaaaaaa atCTACTAAAATTTCAAAGGTATTACCACGTGTTTAGAAAGGAAGAACTATACGATTTATGCACTAGTATTGATGGGGTGCAAGTtgatgattttttttttgataacaACAATTGGGCAATtctgttaaaaaaaaaatattaa
- a CDS encoding rRNA-processing protein EBP2, putative gives MKDDNIMDIEKKKKKLKTKKDVLKDGKTKGLKKKAKKNAVLSSNDDDLFIKQAMKQIKLLKGKKSKDGITGSKKIKKEGKSQKADKINNANVIKKLKKMLANNDENVMNIKNILKSNVLKKKMLKRLNLDNNIYNDGKEVTPKFIENKKLLRKKLKEIEINVDNKKNGWLDKLDLTCSETFHLKKINFFGKCDIREKVLADFAHTNVLKCLQKLQNFNIPFNRPYDFLAEMIKSDIHMEKVREHILKNHEMSEIKEKNKLKRLNKKFNKNGGSMKVLDQKKAIEKKKNLEKIEELKDNLDSLNVHDFFQKHSKNADQNNVKNKKTKNKHIDKNSKQNSKQNNRKHINKSKNNFDKDTITKPNKTKRKFPSKGKKGGKNRKKKKFKRR, from the coding sequence ATGAAAGATGACAATATAATGGACATagagaaaaagaaaaaaaaattaaaaacaaaaaaggaTGTCCTAAAGGATGGTAAAACAAAAGgcttaaaaaagaaagcaaaaaaaaacgcaGTACTAAGTAGCAACGACGATGATCTATTTATTAAACAAGCCATGAAACAAATAAAGTTACTGAAGGGTAAGAAATCAAAAGATGGAATAACTggaagtaaaaaaataaaaaaggaaggTAAATCTCAAAAAgctgataaaataaataatgcaaaTGTAATAAAGAAGTTAAAGAAAATGCTAGCCAACAATGATGAGAAtgttatgaatataaaaaatattttaaaaagtaatgttttaaaaaaaaaaatgttgaaacgtttaaatttagataataatatttacaatGATGGAAAGGAGGTAACACCAAAgtttattgaaaataaaaaacttttaagaaaaaaattaaaagaaatagaaataaatgtagataataaaaagaatggGTGGTTGGATAAATTAGACCTGACTTGTTCAGAaacttttcatttaaaaaaaataaatttttttggaaaatgTGATATAAGAGAAAAAGTATTAGCAGATTTTGCACACACAAATGTCTTAAAAtgtttacaaaaattacaaaattttaatattccaTTTAATAGACCATATGATTTTTTAGCagaaatgataaaaagTGATATACATATGGAAAAGGTAAGagaacatattttaaaaaatcatgAAATGTCTgaaattaaagaaaaaaataaattaaaaagacttaataaaaaatttaataaaaatggtggATCGATGAAAGTATTAGATCAAAAAAAAgctattgaaaaaaaaaagaatcttgaaaaaattgaagaaCTTAAAGATAACCTAGACAGTTTAAATGTTCATGACTTTTTCCAAAAGCATTCAAAAAATGCCGATCAAAATaatgtgaaaaataaaaaaacaaaaaataagcacatcgataaaaatagtaaacaaaatagcaaacaaaataatcgGAAACATATCAACAAAtccaaaaataattttgataaagaCACAATAACTAAGCCAAATAAAACTAAACGTAAATTTCCATCAAAGGGAAAGAAGGGAGGAAAAAATcggaagaagaaaaaatttaagagacgctaa
- a CDS encoding RING zinc finger protein, putative, with product MEDERYNAGVRLSFNDFILIISVLYSICDIFMQWEEFSKCHKPIQLWLVVSFISIVLYRLAHILSQYLSNNNESFIIYRRNGPPYIINAILIFILFPFFFIWNIIGTVWIYQIIKYTPKCLPKNNHPWFIILWIALCYIWIFLYLFFISLSLYFEYQARLYERRLTNIQPNDFFSRWGYNIDLMQDYGIYIYRNGLNSKQINSLPYYYINSVPDDMKCSICLNDLQINECARTLLLCNHTFHKACIDLWLIRSATCPNCKSPIASQGVFSPV from the coding sequence atggaggATGAAAGGTATAATGCGGGGGTACGTTTAAGCTTtaatgattttattttaataatttccGTGCTTTATTCAATCtgtgatatatttatgcaatGGGAagaattttcaaaatgtcATAAGCCAATACAACTATGGCTAGTTGTATCATTTATATCGattgttttatatagaTTGGCACATATTTTATCTCAATATTTAAGTAACAATAATGAaagttttataatatatagaagAAATGGTCCGccatatattatcaatgCTATActgatatttattttatttccatttttttttatatggaaTATTATTGGAACTGTATGgatatatcaaattattaaatacacACCAAAATGCTTAcctaaaaataatcatccatggtttattatattatggaTTGCGCTTTGTTATATttggatttttttatatttattttttatttccttatcattatattttgaatatcaAGCTAGATTATATGAAAGACGATTAACAAATATACAGCcaaatgattttttttcaagaTGGGGTTATAATATAGATCTAATGCAAGATtatggtatatatatatatagaaatgGACTTAACtcaaaacaaattaatagcttaccatattattatataaatagtgtTCCCGATGATATGAAATGCTCTATCTGTTTAAATGATCTTCAAATTAATGAATGCGCCAGAACATTATTGTTATGTAATCATACATTTCATAAAGCTTGCATTGATTTGTGGCTGATCAGGAGTGCTACCTGTCCAAATTGCAAATCCCCCATTGCGTCTCAAGGCGTGTTTTCGCCCGTATGA
- a CDS encoding protoporphyrinogen oxidase, putative, whose protein sequence is METNDKTYDFILVGGGIYSCCMYYYLKKHNPEIKILIIEKGNKLGGCIQTETYNNNVIYELGANVFKLCNNSYKLIKDLNLCDQIAIINKGLVRYISYENKLYPLYLSFLGYIYFPLISFTNKIKLIYKILFKKYKHVNSYHYDISIKNYMKENFDSQHYQYLLLPLIYGSSGGHGDISALSFLSRNLKLVHNNKNSLRIWNEKIKTIDNDIISKSSLTNFNNNNSMNVKKCSQSSCASTEYDDNVTLLNHADTNHNEHGHNRKNTYTTENSDINTNANTIESVPISKPVSITTPAHKQTPYKRLNKNVDERNKQPLFENGTPNQYKQNFVLSIIGYSLKIIRNVFFSINYTIYKYFPMLYSNIGNKFLQRIEEEEKKKYIGKTVSLNYGLYEFIRHLKKHIHENDISANTELNYIEKNMKNNIWTCNINKNNTKTNIYSKNIILTVNSKMCANILRKILPTQIKNNLEQFSYSSLMTANIYFNKEDITIPKNLFGLLSAEQNAHILGCFYANNMFTNRCENNKILLTLYIRDTNLPSENNDEQLKKNILNNLKNILPINNDAKPTILNVTKWKDILPAYSENYENKLKEFLNELENPQYQNLFVDAGWITGTSISDRISSAMELSDYIIKKKY, encoded by the coding sequence ATGGAAACAAACGATAAAACGTATGATTTTATTCTGGTCGGAGGGGGGATATACAGTTGTtgtatgtattattatttaaagaagCACAATCCAgaaatcaaaattttaattattgaAAAGGGAAATAAACTAGGAGGTTGTATACAAACAGagacatataataataatgtaatatatgaattagGGGCAAATGTATTTAAACTATGTAATAATAGTTATAAGTTAATTAAAGACTTAAATTTATGTGATCAAATtgcaataataaataaaggaTTAGTACGATATATAtcttatgaaaataaattatatccactatatttaagttttttaggatacatatattttcctttaatttcatttacaaataaaattaaattaatatataaaatattatttaaaaaatataagcatGTTAATTCATATCATTATGatatatctataaaaaattatatgaaagaAAATTTCGATTCTCAGCATTATCAATATTTGTTGTTACCGTTAATATATGGATCTAGTGGGGGGCATGGAGATATTTCTGcactttcttttttgtctCGAAATTTGAAGCttgttcataataataaaaattcattaaGAATAtggaatgaaaaaataaaaaccaTTGATAATGACATTATTTCCAAGTCTAGTCTTACAAAttttaacaataataattcaatgaatgtaaaaaaatgttctCAATCAAGTTGTGCATCAACCGAGTATGATGATAATGTCACACTACTAAATCATGCAGACACAAATCATAATGAACATGGTcataatagaaaaaatacatataccACCGAAAACAgtgatataaatacaaatgcTAATACAATTGAATCGGTGCCCATTTCAAAACCCGTTTCTATAACAACACCAGCACACAAACAGACTCCCTACAAACGccttaataaaaatgttgatGAAAGAAACAAACAGCCATTGTTTGAAAATGGCACACCGAAtcaatataaacaaaactTCGTGTTATCCATCATTGGTTATTcactaaaaattattagaaatgtttttttttctataaattatacaatatataaatatttcccTATGCTATATAGTAATATAggtaataaatttttacaacgtattgaagaagaagaaaaaaaaaaatatattggaAAAACAGTATCATTGAATTATGgattatatgaatttattCGTCatctaaaaaaacatatacatgaaaatgatatatcaGCAAATACagaattaaattatatagaaaaaaatatgaaaaataatatatggacatgtaatataaataaaaataatacaaaaacaaatatatatagtaaaaatattatattaactgttaattcaaaaatgtgtgcaaatatattaagaaaaattttacctacccaaataaaaaataatcttGAACAATTTTCCTATTCATCTTTAATGAcagcaaatatatattttaataaagaaGATATAACAATAcctaaaaatttatttggcTTATTATCAGCGGAACAAAATGCACATATACTTGGCTGTTTTTATgcaaataatatgtttacAAATAGgtgtgaaaataataaaattttattaacctTATATATAAGAGACACCAATCTACCTTCTGAAAACAATGATgaacaattaaaaaaaaatatattaaataatttaaaaaacattcTACCAATTAATAATGATGCTAAACCAACTATATTAAATGTAACAAAATGGAAAGATATTTTACCTGCATATTcagaaaattatgaaaataaattaaaagaatttttaaatgaattagAAAATCCACaatatcaaaatttatttgtagaCGCAGGATGGATTACTGGCACTTCCATATCAGACCGAATATCCTCAGCTATGGAATTGTCTGattatatcataaaaaaaaaatattag
- a CDS encoding nucleolar preribosomal assembly protein, putative codes for MSNEFDDTNVEEVADGIRGDKAKTRKGNLILKKREGEYQESSKNCLFICSNKRTEELKNLMHDIYIIQKPYTCYMPKLHPQLVNITEKIDKIVEICIHNTCSFFFSIFSTKKNPSRFILGRLYNNKILDYYTFSLLSFIPMSIFPSSKEILFSTKPIVLIQGSYFNMNENTKYLKNILFDFFKHKNVESFTKNSLQRLVVISAYEDTGDAPSRKFVTPPGQGEESGENKEGEQNGETKEGEQNGETKEDEQNDERKESGESGRTKKKRNKYVMSFRQYIFKKGMYQSEEENDSPKLEEVGPRFEFTLDSSQIPNYNLFQEAIKKYDIHPKKKEKKIKTDEFGHDIKRVYVQKQDFNKLHTKHSNLFKKSKKFGKKNKATAQ; via the coding sequence ATGTCGAACGAATTTGATGATACAAATGTTGAAGAAGTTGCTGATGGGATTAGAGGAGATAAAGCAAAAACAAGAAAAggaaatttaattttaaaaaaaagggaaGGAGAATATCAAGAAAgttcaaaaaattgtttatttatatgtagtaataaaagaacagaagaattaaaaaatttaatgcatgatatatatataattcaaaaacCATATACATGTTATATGCCTAAATTACATCCACAATTAGTAAATATAACtgaaaaaattgataagATTGTTGAAATATGTATTCATAATACAtgttcttttttcttttcaatattttcaacaaaaaaaaatccatCTAGATTTATATTAGGGcgtttatataataataaaattctaGATTATTATACATTCTCTCTTCTTTCTTTTATACCAATGAGCATATTCCCATCCTCTAAAGAAATTCTATTTAGTACTAAGCCGATTGTGTTAATACAAggttcatattttaatatgaatgaaaatacaaaatatttaaaaaatattctgttcgatttttttaaacataaaaatgtagaatcttttacaaaaaatagtttGCAACGGCTAGTTGTCATATCTGCTTATGAAGATACAGGCGATGCTCCGTCTCGCAAATTTGTCACTCCACCTGGCCAAGGCGAAGAAAGCGGTGAAAACAAAGAAGGCGAACAAAATGGCGAGACCAAAGAAGGTGAACAGAATGGCGAGACCAAAGAAGACGAACAAAATGACGAGAGAAAAGAAAGTGGCGAAAGCGGAAGGACAAAGAAAAAGCGAAACAAATATGTCATGTCGTTTAGgcaatacatttttaaaaaaggaatgTATCAAAGcgaagaagaaaatgatagtCCCAAATTGGAGGAAGTCGGACCACGCTTTGAATTTACCCTTGACTCTTCACAAATaccaaattataatttattccAAGAAgcaataaagaaatatgatatacatccaaagaaaaaagaaaaaaaaataaaaactgaTGAATTCGGTCATGATATTAAAAGGGTTTATGTTCAAAAACAAGACTTTAACAAATTACATACAAAAcattcaaatttatttaaaaaatcaaaaaagtttggaaaaaaaaataaagcaacTGCCCAATGA